One region of Gossypium raimondii isolate GPD5lz chromosome 6, ASM2569854v1, whole genome shotgun sequence genomic DNA includes:
- the LOC105773600 gene encoding uncharacterized protein LOC105773600 isoform X1, translated as MLQIGEETPSRFELLSVVRKHSNLLGKTTVDEEDATDVEMDGKFWHDVFDLYFVRGKESRGRQDDDLIFFVRKWKGHGFNESEESVAPYFVRRWAPELDKLVGDSLSVVDWRRSFYLNMIAHTSYSVTVAICSHNVLRNHQVGQDTPLSAIYKVVKTVYASPSRVNFHLDSKKEVETTPAYPDICFAIDDFDFTFDAVVLTETDHCYCVLLNALDGAAFPSEKDTNDSSSSNKVPLRVDTNSMKTKNSKLTLFSGFVSYQMVRDAYDAGSSGFGSLLSMGHSSGKKDRLYMKGPGGRGEVEVAVSGVVDQSKEDSGPFSPIISKKGFGLGSIVRKAASVASVAAKNAYAAASATSSSDEEMIPLKCCLMSITLPWEHIAYDLLFKGSPPVNL; from the exons ATGCTCCAAATTGGAGAAGAAACCCCTTCGAG GTTTGAGTTACTGAGCGTGGTTAGAAAACACTCGAATTTATTAGGGAAAACGACGGTGGATGAGGAAGATGCTACCGACGTTGAAATGGACGGTAAATTTTGGCATGATGTCTTCGATTTGTATTTCGTTAGGGGTAAGGAATCGAGAGGTCGACAAGATGATGATCTCATATTTTTCGTTCGGAAATGG AAGGGGCATGGTTTTAACGAAAGTGAGGAAAGTGTTGCTCCTTACTTTGTACGCAGGTGGGCACCTGAG ttAGATAAGTTAGTTGGCGACAGTTTATCGGTTGTGGATTGGCGGCGCTCGTTTTACTTGAATATGATTGCCCATACTTCGTACTCTGTAACAGTTGCGATTTGCAG TCACAATGTCCTTAGAAATCATCAAGTGGGGCAAGATACACCATTATCTGCTATCTACAAG GTTGTGAAGACTGTTTATGCATCTCCCAGTCGagtaaattttcatttggaCTCAAAAAAG GAAGTAGAGACAACACCTGCCTATCCGGACATCTGTTTTGCAATAGATGATTTTGACTTTACTTTTGATGCAGTG GTCTTGACAGAAACAGATCATTGCTATTGTGTTCTTCTTAATGCGCTTGATGGGGCAGCTTTTCCTAGTGAAAAGGATACAAATGATAGCAGTTCCAGTAACAAAGTACCATTGAGAGTAGATACTAATTCTATGAAGACGAAAAATAGTAAG CTCACACTTTTTTCTGGATTTGTCAGCTATCAAATGGTCCGGGATGCATATGATG CTGGGAGTTCTGGATTCGGAAGTCTTCTATCAATGGGTCATTCCTCTGGCAAAAAAGACAGACTTTACATGAAAGGTCCTGGAGGACGTGGGGAAGTTGAAGTAGCTGTTTCTGGTGTCGTAG ACCAAAGCAAGGAAGATTCAGGTCCTTTTTCACCCATTATATCAAAAAAGGGTTTCGGACTTGGCTCCATTGTTCGTAAAGCAGCTTCTGTTGCATCTGTAGCAGCAAAGAACGCTTATGCAGCGGCTTCTGCCACTTCATCTTCTGATGAAGAAATGATACCTCTCAAATGTTGCTTAATGTCTATAACATTGCCTTGGGAACACATTGCTTATGATCTTTTGTTCAAG GGAAGTCCTCCGGTGAACTTGTAG
- the LOC105773600 gene encoding uncharacterized protein LOC105773600 isoform X2 has protein sequence MLQIGEETPSRFELLSVVRKHSNLLGKTTVDEEDATDVEMDGKFWHDVFDLYFVRGKESRGRQDDDLIFFVRKWKGHGFNESEESVAPYFVRSHNVLRNHQVGQDTPLSAIYKVVKTVYASPSRVNFHLDSKKEVETTPAYPDICFAIDDFDFTFDAVVLTETDHCYCVLLNALDGAAFPSEKDTNDSSSSNKVPLRVDTNSMKTKNSKLTLFSGFVSYQMVRDAYDAGSSGFGSLLSMGHSSGKKDRLYMKGPGGRGEVEVAVSGVVDQSKEDSGPFSPIISKKGFGLGSIVRKAASVASVAAKNAYAAASATSSSDEEMIPLKCCLMSITLPWEHIAYDLLFKGSPPVNL, from the exons ATGCTCCAAATTGGAGAAGAAACCCCTTCGAG GTTTGAGTTACTGAGCGTGGTTAGAAAACACTCGAATTTATTAGGGAAAACGACGGTGGATGAGGAAGATGCTACCGACGTTGAAATGGACGGTAAATTTTGGCATGATGTCTTCGATTTGTATTTCGTTAGGGGTAAGGAATCGAGAGGTCGACAAGATGATGATCTCATATTTTTCGTTCGGAAATGG AAGGGGCATGGTTTTAACGAAAGTGAGGAAAGTGTTGCTCCTTACTTTGTACGCAG TCACAATGTCCTTAGAAATCATCAAGTGGGGCAAGATACACCATTATCTGCTATCTACAAG GTTGTGAAGACTGTTTATGCATCTCCCAGTCGagtaaattttcatttggaCTCAAAAAAG GAAGTAGAGACAACACCTGCCTATCCGGACATCTGTTTTGCAATAGATGATTTTGACTTTACTTTTGATGCAGTG GTCTTGACAGAAACAGATCATTGCTATTGTGTTCTTCTTAATGCGCTTGATGGGGCAGCTTTTCCTAGTGAAAAGGATACAAATGATAGCAGTTCCAGTAACAAAGTACCATTGAGAGTAGATACTAATTCTATGAAGACGAAAAATAGTAAG CTCACACTTTTTTCTGGATTTGTCAGCTATCAAATGGTCCGGGATGCATATGATG CTGGGAGTTCTGGATTCGGAAGTCTTCTATCAATGGGTCATTCCTCTGGCAAAAAAGACAGACTTTACATGAAAGGTCCTGGAGGACGTGGGGAAGTTGAAGTAGCTGTTTCTGGTGTCGTAG ACCAAAGCAAGGAAGATTCAGGTCCTTTTTCACCCATTATATCAAAAAAGGGTTTCGGACTTGGCTCCATTGTTCGTAAAGCAGCTTCTGTTGCATCTGTAGCAGCAAAGAACGCTTATGCAGCGGCTTCTGCCACTTCATCTTCTGATGAAGAAATGATACCTCTCAAATGTTGCTTAATGTCTATAACATTGCCTTGGGAACACATTGCTTATGATCTTTTGTTCAAG GGAAGTCCTCCGGTGAACTTGTAG
- the LOC105773958 gene encoding kinesin-like protein KIN-7N, protein MAEKICVAVRVRPSISEESPSGTFWKIEDNRISLHKLHGTPISGLSYAFDHVFDESCSNSKVYELLTKDVIHAAVDGFNGTAFAYGQTSSGKTFTMNGSLNDPGIIHRAVNDVFQKIQMISDREFLIRVSYMEIYNEEINDLFAVENQKLPIHESLERGIFVAGLREEIVNNAEQVIKLLESGEVNRHFGETNMNARSSRSHTIFRMVIESKGIDTGSGDYSSSDAIRVSVLNLVDLAGSERIAKTGAGGVRLKEGKYINKSLMVLGNVINKLSNGAKQRAHIPYRDSKLTRILQTALGGNAKTSIICTVAPEEVHVEETKGTLQFASRAKRITNCAQVNEILTDAALLKRQQLEIEDLRRKLQGSRSEVLEQEILKLRNDMLKYELEREKLEMELEEERRSHKEREQRIRDQQLKIENLSSLVSDGDRSSSQDSMKESPKDECNDFKTPCFKETSNNAFVAKRSNYSELPDFSPLPDSFSNVADEDTWFKMNKGYIADLDSLQTTPARKVQSFPPQDITPDCSNDNYKLELQNLKTQLELVIKEKDELQRKHEEVQINRRLVGEISELKQELDLSNNSLESSEQRYGNLEREFQKLKDERDSLLQTVSESSKNITFLTDQKENILKDLNSEVQRRKDLEAEIKQFSVAFASRQRSLASIHGEFKSKIEKLRAENLVRY, encoded by the exons atggCCGAGAAGATCTGTGTAGCTGTGAGAGTACGACCTTCGATCTCTGAAGAATCTCCTTCTGGAACTTTCTGGAAAATCGAAGATAATCGTATCTCTCTTCACAAGCTTCATGGCACTCCCATTTCTGGCCTCTCTTACGCTTTCG aTCATGTATTCGATGAAAGTTGTTCAAATTCAAAGGTTTATGAGCTTCTTACCAAGGATGTTATTCATGCCGCTGTCGATGGCTTTAAcg GGACTGCATTTGCGTATGGACAAACGAGTAGTGGTAAGACCTTTACTATGAATGGTTCATTGAACGATCCAGGAATTATTCATCGAGCTGTTAATGATGTGTTTCAGAAAATACAGATG ATTTCTGATCGGGAGTTTCTCATCCGAGTTTCTTACATGGAAATTTATAATGAAGAAATTAACGACCTTTTCGCTGTAGAGAATCAGAAATTGCCGATTCATGAGAGTTTGGAG cGAGGGATATTCGTTGCGGGTCtcagagaagaaattgtgaacaATGCTGAACAAGTGATAAAGCTCCTAGAGTCAGGAGAAG TTAATAGGCATTTTGGTGAGACAAATATGAATGCACGAAGTAGTAGGTCTCATACAATATTCAGAATg GTGATAGAAAGCAAGGGAATTGATACAGGCTCCGGTGATTATTCAAGCAGCGATGCCATACGCGTGTCAGTTTTG AATTTGGTAGATTTGGCTGGTTCTGAGCGAATTGCTAAAACTGGAGCTGGTGGAGTACGTTTGAAGGAAGGAAAGTATATTAACAAGAGCTTAATGGTTCTTGGTAATGTAATTAATAAACTTAGTAACGGTGCAAAACAAAG GGCACATATTCCTTATCGTGATAGTAAATTAACCCGCATACTCCAAACTGCTCTAGGTGGAAATGCAAAAACTTCAATTATATGTACTGTAGCACCAGAAGAG GTTCACGTTGAGGAAACTAAGGGAACTCTCCAGTTTGCTAGCAGAGCTAAACGCATTACTAATTGCGCTCAAGTGAATGAG ATATTGACAGATGCAGCCTTACTGAAAAGGCAACAGTTAGAGATAGAGGACCTGCGCAGGAAGCTTCAG GGGTCTCGTTCTGAAGTACTGGAACAAGAGATATTAAAGCTGAGGAACGACATGCTTAAg TATGAACTAGAACGTGAGAAACTTGAGATGGAACTGGAAGAGGAAAGAAGATCACACAAGGAGCGCGAACAGCGTATTAGAGACCAACAGCTGAAGATCGAAAATCTAAGTAGTCTAGTTTCAGATGGTGATAGAAGTTCTAGTCAG GATTCCATGAAAGAAAGCCCGAAAGACGAATGCAATGACTTTAAAACCCCTTGTTTTAAAGAGACTAGCAACAACGCCTTCGTTGCCAAGCGATCAAATTATTCAGAGTTACCGGATTTCAGTCCTCTTCCAGATTCTTTTAGCAATGTAGCTGATGAAGACACTTGGTTCAAAATGAATAAAGGCTACATTGCAGACCTTGATTCACTCCAAACGACTCCCGCAAGAAAAGTTCAATCATTTCCACCCCAAGATATAACTCCT GATTGCTCAAATGATAACTACAAACTAGAACTCCAAAATCTCAAGACACAGCTAGAACTTGTCATCAAAGAGAAAGATGAACTCCAG AGAAAACATGAAGAAGTACAAATAAACAGGAGATTAGTGGGAGAAATATCTGAACTTAAACAAGAACTAGATCTCAGCAACAACTCTCTAGAGTCCTCAGAACAAAGATACGGCAACTTGGAAAGAGAATTTCAAAAGTTGAAAGACGAACGAGATTCATTGCTGCAAACAGTCTCCGAATCATCGAAGAACATAACGTTCCTAACCGATCAAAAGGAAAACATTTTGAAGGACTTGAACAGTGAAGTACAAAGAAGGAAAGATCTGGAAGCAGAGATTAAACAATTCAGCGTTGCTTTTGCTTCACGGCAGAGATCACTGGCGTCGATTCACGGTGagtttaaatctaaaattgagAAACTGAGAGCTGAAAATCTAGTACGgtattaa
- the LOC105774433 gene encoding uncharacterized protein LOC105774433: MASRTIPSKPARQLGELLEEQQEPFILEVYLSEKGCGAKNLTPIHGGSTKNKTKKGIPKHIPKVLKLIPCNKFFTSKGLRRTNNPNDEDGKTDTFSCSALCNSSSDSDIDEEEASSSSMSSKMAEKAVVDTNMEDTKQHSPQSVLEAMSTSTGSNTMQKSFILPKLITEESILSATLWNLLLQTTDSEQSSGSSPFSMSKRVLQQTKQLLLDCVRELVDHNNGCMKEGKGKRYLGSEEIGNVICEKIKGWGKQRGDETNIQEMLELDVIETKQEWEGFEIESYKKEMGICIGNAIVEELIGDVVMDMIDGLTLLDNIT; this comes from the exons ATGGCCTCAAGGACCATACCATCCAAGCCTGCAAGACAACTGGGTGAACTCCTTGAAGAACAACAAGAGCCTTTTATCTTAGAAGTTTACCTTTCAGAAAAAGGGTGTGGTGCCAAGAACTTAACTCCCATCCATGGTGGTTCAACCAAAAACAAGACCAAAAAGGGTATCCCAAAACACATCCCCAAGGTACTTAAACTTATACCATGTAACAAATTCTTTACAAGCAAAGGGTTAAGAAGAACCAATAATCCCAATGATGAAGATGGAAAGACAGATACATTTTCTTGCTCAGCACTGTGTAATTCAAGCTCAGATAGTGACATAGATGAAGAAgaagcatcatcatcatcaatgtcTTCAAAAATGGCAGAAAAAGCTGTTGTAGATACAAACATGGAAGATACTAAGCAACACAGTCCACAATCAGTATTAGAAGCTATGTCTACTTCCACAG gTTCCAATACAATGCAGAAAAGCTTCATTTTGCCCAAATTAATAACAGAGGAATCAATATTATCGGCTACACTATGGAATTTGCTTCTACAAACAACAGATTCAGAACAGTCAAGTGGTTCATCACCATTTTCAATGTCAAAAAGGGTATTACAGCAAACAAAGCAGCTACTGTTAGACTGTGTAAGAGAGCTTGTGGATCATAACAATGGATGTATGAAAGAAGGGAAAGGGAAAAGGTATTTAGGGTCAGAAGAGATTGGGAATGTtatatgtgagaaaataaaaggatggGGAAAACAACGTGGGGATGAAACAAACATACAGGAGATGTTGGAATTGGATGTAATTGAAACAAAGCAAGAATGGGAGGGTTTTGAGATTGAATCATATAAAAAGGAGATGGGGATATGTATTGGAAATGCCATTGTTGAAGAGCTTATAGGTGATGTTGTTATGGATATGATTGATGGATTGACTTTGTTAGATAACATAACATGA